A section of the Chryseobacterium ginsenosidimutans genome encodes:
- a CDS encoding group III truncated hemoglobin yields MKKLESREDIEHLVNSFYAKVVKDETIGFFFNDVAKVNWDKHLPKMYSFWESVLFGQMSYKGNPMGVHFPINEIQAMEQKHFDRWLELWRITVEENFVGENADMAIYKSENIAKLMAFKMDLARRL; encoded by the coding sequence ATGAAAAAATTAGAATCAAGAGAAGATATTGAACATCTTGTAAATTCGTTTTATGCGAAAGTCGTTAAGGATGAAACGATTGGTTTTTTCTTTAATGATGTTGCAAAAGTTAATTGGGACAAACATTTACCGAAAATGTATTCTTTTTGGGAGTCTGTTCTTTTTGGGCAGATGTCTTATAAAGGAAATCCGATGGGTGTTCATTTTCCAATCAACGAAATTCAGGCGATGGAACAGAAGCATTTCGATCGTTGGCTGGAGCTTTGGAGAATAACAGTTGAAGAAAATTTTGTCGGAGAAAATGCTGATATGGCAATTTATAAATCTGAAAATATTGCTAAATTAATGGCATTTAAAATGGATTTGGCGAGAAGACTTTAA
- a CDS encoding YkgJ family cysteine cluster protein, protein MDLELYKKQALQKQKEHKKFLDGLKKKPPKNLDYTVQETHDEVFEAIDCLQCANCCKTTGPLYTEKDIERISKHLRMKPADFEAKFLRIDEDNDKVLQNLPCFFLNNDNTCSIYEVRPKACREYPHTDRKKIYQINDLMIKNTVICPAAYEFVERIMKNLGK, encoded by the coding sequence ATGGATTTAGAACTTTACAAAAAGCAGGCTCTACAAAAACAAAAAGAACATAAGAAATTTCTGGATGGATTGAAGAAGAAACCACCCAAAAATCTTGATTATACTGTTCAGGAAACTCATGATGAAGTTTTTGAGGCAATAGATTGTCTTCAATGTGCCAATTGCTGCAAAACAACAGGGCCTCTTTACACAGAAAAAGATATCGAAAGAATCTCAAAACATCTCCGCATGAAACCTGCCGATTTTGAGGCGAAATTTTTAAGAATTGATGAAGACAATGACAAAGTTCTGCAAAATTTGCCTTGCTTTTTCTTAAACAACGATAATACCTGCTCGATCTACGAAGTTCGTCCTAAAGCCTGTAGAGAATATCCGCATACCGACAGGAAAAAGATCTACCAAATCAATGATCTGATGATTAAAAATACCGTGATTTGCCCTGCAGCTTATGAGTTCGTGGAAAGAATTATGAAAAATTTAGGAAAGTAA
- a CDS encoding DUF6122 family protein: MSSSDILLIKTFTHYFLHFIFPVFIALIFYRENWKKTYLILLGTMLVDLDHLFATPIFDPNRASIGFHFLHSYYAIAVYFLMLLFKGNIRIIGIGLLLHMLTDFQDFYFWSH, from the coding sequence ATGAGTTCTTCTGATATTTTATTGATAAAAACTTTTACACATTATTTTCTGCATTTTATCTTTCCGGTTTTTATTGCATTAATTTTTTACCGTGAAAACTGGAAAAAAACCTACCTTATTCTATTGGGAACCATGCTTGTAGATTTGGATCATCTTTTTGCTACTCCTATTTTTGATCCGAACAGAGCAAGTATTGGATTTCACTTTTTGCATTCTTATTATGCCATTGCGGTGTATTTTTTGATGCTTTTATTTAAAGGAAATATTAGAATTATAGGCATCGGACTTTTGCTTCACATGTTGACCGATTTTCAGGATTTTTACTTTTGGAGCCACTAA
- a CDS encoding ion channel: MARGFRQKIQQKNTENSGFGDNASGRFINKDGLPNVNRKGVNIFNRFSWYHTMLDLSTFQFLSYLVIAYILVNLFFAFIYYVIGVEHLTGIDKSDPINEFIDVFFFSSQTFTTVGYGRIAPVGFMASLVATFEAFLGLLTFAIATGLFYGRFSRPRAYLQFSDIAVIAPFKESSALMFRLAPYKNNALTDAEIVVSTAIEVIDESVPKTNFYQLKTQLSKINTLALNWTVVHKIDEESPFYGFSDDDFKNTNIEIIVHVRAFDEVFSNTVVQRSSYISKEIIYGAKFTPMYYPDKENLSTILDLDKINDYQKAEIPVLAEQ; this comes from the coding sequence ATGGCAAGAGGATTCAGACAAAAAATTCAACAGAAAAACACAGAAAATAGTGGTTTTGGAGACAATGCTTCCGGAAGATTTATCAATAAGGACGGGCTTCCGAATGTCAACAGAAAAGGAGTAAATATTTTCAACAGGTTCAGCTGGTATCACACAATGCTGGATTTGTCTACATTTCAGTTTCTTTCCTATCTGGTTATCGCTTATATTCTGGTCAATCTTTTCTTTGCTTTTATATATTATGTAATTGGAGTAGAACACCTTACCGGAATTGATAAAAGTGATCCTATCAATGAATTTATTGATGTATTTTTCTTCAGTTCACAAACCTTTACGACCGTTGGCTACGGAAGAATAGCTCCGGTTGGTTTTATGGCAAGTCTGGTGGCAACTTTTGAGGCTTTTCTGGGATTGCTTACCTTTGCCATTGCAACGGGACTTTTTTACGGAAGATTTTCGAGACCGAGAGCGTATTTGCAATTTTCCGACATCGCTGTTATTGCCCCGTTTAAGGAAAGTTCGGCTTTAATGTTCAGATTGGCTCCTTATAAGAATAATGCCCTGACTGATGCAGAAATCGTTGTTTCGACGGCAATTGAAGTGATTGATGAAAGTGTTCCAAAGACTAATTTTTATCAGCTAAAGACTCAATTAAGCAAAATCAATACGTTAGCGCTCAATTGGACCGTCGTTCATAAAATAGATGAAGAATCGCCGTTTTATGGATTTTCTGATGACGATTTTAAGAATACGAATATTGAAATTATTGTTCATGTTCGGGCTTTTGATGAAGTATTTTCGAATACAGTGGTTCAAAGGTCTTCTTATATTTCAAAAGAAATAATTTACGGCGCAAAATTTACCCCGATGTATTATCCTGATAAAGAGAATCTTTCAACGATTTTGGATCTAGATAAAATTAATGATTATCAAAAAGCAGAAATTCCGGTTTTAGCAGAACAATAA
- a CDS encoding terpene synthase family protein, translating to MKSQIFSLDYPFELKVSPYVESIEQKVTLWIDDYTCIQESLRKRYKKSNFGKFTASFFPFADSDMLIIMSRWILAAFAFDDLYGSYPLDELKKQCQKVIDIFKGNSSYADENEIFKQFTIVRDDLLPLVTQEWMERFIYDHQFWFDGMFEETHYSYKETTIYPTFEQYVSIREKVSGGGTLCDFLEICSDFIMPKEVFSHPTIQRIRQLLAFMMSWFNDIHSVPWELERNEAMNLVLVIKNERDCTFEEAYEEAIKIHNNDLAEFIKIRQNLPDFGMYNAAVERFVHNAELFLKGQESWYFGGTERYNPEA from the coding sequence ATGAAATCACAAATTTTCTCTCTTGACTATCCCTTTGAGCTTAAAGTAAGTCCTTACGTAGAATCGATCGAACAAAAAGTTACCCTTTGGATCGATGATTATACCTGTATCCAAGAATCACTTCGGAAAAGGTATAAAAAGTCAAATTTCGGGAAATTCACAGCCAGCTTTTTCCCTTTTGCAGATTCTGATATGCTAATTATCATGAGCCGATGGATTTTGGCGGCGTTTGCATTTGACGACCTGTACGGTTCTTATCCTTTGGATGAATTAAAAAAACAATGTCAAAAAGTCATTGATATTTTTAAAGGAAATTCATCTTACGCTGATGAAAATGAAATATTTAAACAATTTACGATTGTTCGGGATGATCTTCTTCCTCTTGTAACGCAAGAATGGATGGAAAGATTCATTTATGATCATCAATTTTGGTTTGATGGGATGTTTGAAGAAACACACTACAGCTACAAAGAAACCACTATTTATCCTACATTTGAGCAGTATGTCTCTATCCGTGAGAAAGTTTCCGGCGGGGGAACGCTTTGCGATTTTTTAGAGATTTGTTCAGATTTTATAATGCCCAAAGAAGTGTTTTCGCACCCAACGATACAGCGAATTCGGCAATTGCTTGCCTTTATGATGTCCTGGTTCAATGATATACATTCAGTTCCGTGGGAACTTGAAAGGAATGAAGCCATGAATTTAGTCTTAGTTATTAAAAATGAGAGAGATTGCACATTTGAAGAAGCCTATGAAGAAGCCATAAAAATTCACAATAACGACTTGGCAGAATTTATAAAAATAAGACAAAATCTTCCCGATTTCGGAATGTATAATGCAGCAGTGGAAAGATTTGTTCATAACGCAGAATTATTTTTAAAAGGACAGGAATCATGGTATTTTGGTGGTACAGAAAGGTACAATCCGGAGGCTTAG
- a CDS encoding DNA alkylation repair protein, whose protein sequence is MSSIIKEIHEALAVLSIPEKAEFFPKFFKTGKGEYGEGDLFLGVKVPDQRSVAKEYYSKISLDELSELLSSEYHEHRLTALFMLISKFEKTKDKTVKDEIVEFYLNHLQYVNNWDLVDSSCYKILGRYSFENQREDLLKTLSDSDEMWHKRIAVVGTMHYVKKGSFELTKEFVTQNLKHSHDLMHKANGWLLREMGQKNETELINYLNKYYKEMPRTCLRYSIEKLDEELRQDYLKGRI, encoded by the coding sequence ATGAGCAGTATAATTAAAGAGATACACGAAGCATTAGCCGTTTTATCAATTCCGGAAAAAGCAGAATTTTTTCCTAAATTTTTTAAAACGGGAAAAGGCGAATATGGAGAAGGAGATTTGTTTCTCGGTGTAAAAGTTCCGGATCAAAGATCTGTGGCGAAAGAATATTATTCCAAAATTTCTTTGGATGAACTAAGCGAACTACTTTCTTCTGAATATCATGAACACAGATTGACTGCATTATTTATGTTGATCTCAAAATTTGAAAAGACAAAAGATAAAACCGTAAAAGATGAGATTGTAGAATTTTATCTTAATCATCTCCAATATGTAAATAATTGGGATTTGGTAGATTCAAGCTGTTATAAGATTCTAGGCCGGTATTCTTTTGAAAATCAGAGAGAAGACTTATTAAAGACACTTTCTGATTCCGATGAAATGTGGCACAAAAGAATCGCCGTTGTGGGAACGATGCATTATGTGAAAAAAGGTTCATTTGAGCTTACAAAAGAATTTGTAACACAAAATTTAAAGCATTCTCACGATCTTATGCATAAGGCAAACGGTTGGCTTCTGAGAGAAATGGGACAGAAAAACGAGACGGAACTCATCAATTATTTAAACAAATATTATAAAGAAATGCCAAGAACCTGCCTGAGATATTCGATTGAGAAATTGGACGAAGAATTGCGTCAGGATTATTTAAAAGGCAGAATTTAG
- a CDS encoding calcium:proton antiporter, with the protein MKLRELLHYTYIFPVLAVGYYFSGLMGTGILFDIIAGILLTGSVLSAVHHAEVVAHKVGEPFGTIILALCITIIEVALIISLMIAGGDQAITLARDTIFAAVMLILNGILGICILIGGVKYYEQFFARTSATTYLVSIVSILVLTLVLPNFTSSVNGPFYNKPQLIFISIACLVIYGIFLMVQTVRHRNYFIVPEEHPEGVYIPSSSKTVISFVFLIICLAIVVMMAKGLSATIEDMVQSLGAPKSLVGVIIAAVVLLPEGVAAIRAARSNQIQSSLNLALGSALASIGLTIPAVAVVCIIYDIPLVLGLDKKDIILLSLSVFIVMLSLSRGKTNILYGTVLLVNLAAYIFTVIVP; encoded by the coding sequence ATGAAATTAAGAGAACTTTTGCATTATACTTACATTTTTCCTGTTTTGGCAGTAGGATATTATTTTTCAGGACTGATGGGAACAGGGATTTTATTTGATATAATTGCGGGGATCTTATTGACAGGCAGCGTTTTATCGGCCGTTCATCATGCAGAAGTTGTAGCCCATAAAGTTGGCGAGCCTTTCGGAACCATTATTTTGGCACTTTGTATAACCATTATTGAAGTTGCTTTAATAATTTCGTTGATGATTGCAGGTGGAGACCAAGCAATTACACTCGCAAGAGACACTATTTTTGCAGCAGTCATGCTTATTCTCAACGGTATTTTAGGAATCTGTATCTTGATAGGAGGCGTAAAATATTACGAACAGTTTTTCGCAAGAACTTCAGCGACAACTTATTTGGTAAGCATTGTTTCTATTTTAGTTTTAACCTTAGTACTTCCGAATTTTACATCAAGTGTTAATGGGCCTTTTTACAATAAACCACAGTTAATTTTCATTTCTATTGCATGCCTTGTCATTTACGGAATATTTTTGATGGTTCAGACGGTAAGGCACAGAAATTATTTCATCGTTCCTGAAGAACATCCTGAAGGAGTGTATATTCCTTCTTCATCAAAAACGGTTATAAGTTTCGTATTTCTGATTATCTGTCTGGCAATTGTTGTCATGATGGCAAAAGGACTTTCTGCAACGATAGAAGATATGGTGCAGAGTTTAGGAGCGCCAAAATCGCTGGTGGGAGTAATCATCGCAGCAGTTGTTCTTCTTCCGGAAGGTGTTGCGGCAATTCGGGCTGCTCGAAGCAATCAGATTCAGTCGAGTCTCAATCTGGCTTTAGGATCGGCTTTGGCAAGTATAGGACTTACGATTCCTGCTGTTGCGGTAGTCTGTATTATATATGATATCCCTCTCGTTTTAGGTCTGGATAAAAAAGATATTATTCTCCTTTCTTTATCGGTTTTTATCGTTATGCTTTCTCTAAGCCGCGGAAAAACAAATATTTTGTACGGAACCGTTTTACTCGTAAATCTTGCAGCTTATATTTTCACTGTTATTGTGCCTTAA
- a CDS encoding LytTR family DNA-binding domain-containing protein — protein MKKLNPSIKHHLLIGIFLSIWLFIFAFFIRPFDDGTISFKVWILISVGFSFIAFLCYAVVALLQKKIYHKLSKWNIGFEIASLIFFQLLFCIFTFCFYKSPVLHGGYDFFTFLRMIILKSALISTPIIVLARIYAVTLIPAKDDNIIIRGENKLDILKIRKDDLICVSNSQNYVEIFFIDGSVLKTKLIRSTLKKIQNDFDFLVQVHRSHLINPSHFKAWKNQDTISLTQVELPVSKNYREYLLTL, from the coding sequence ATGAAAAAATTAAATCCCTCGATTAAACATCATTTACTGATAGGGATCTTCCTAAGTATATGGCTTTTTATCTTTGCTTTTTTTATAAGGCCATTTGATGATGGGACAATAAGTTTTAAAGTATGGATTCTTATTAGTGTTGGATTCAGCTTCATTGCATTTCTATGTTATGCTGTGGTTGCTTTACTTCAAAAAAAGATTTATCACAAACTCTCAAAATGGAACATTGGATTTGAGATAGCCAGTCTTATTTTCTTTCAACTTCTTTTTTGCATATTTACTTTTTGTTTTTACAAAAGTCCTGTCTTACATGGTGGATATGATTTTTTTACATTTTTAAGGATGATAATTCTTAAGTCAGCTTTAATCTCTACCCCTATTATAGTTTTGGCAAGAATATATGCTGTTACATTAATACCTGCAAAAGACGATAATATCATTATCAGAGGAGAGAATAAGTTGGATATTTTAAAAATAAGAAAAGATGATTTGATTTGTGTTTCAAATTCGCAAAATTATGTTGAGATCTTCTTTATAGATGGTAGTGTGTTAAAAACAAAACTAATCCGGAGTACACTTAAAAAGATTCAGAATGATTTTGATTTTTTAGTTCAAGTTCATCGTTCGCATTTAATAAATCCGTCCCATTTTAAGGCCTGGAAAAATCAAGATACAATTTCTCTTACCCAAGTTGAACTTCCAGTTTCTAAAAATTATAGAGAGTATTTATTGACCCTGTAA